The genomic stretch accagaatgtcctcctcaccgcacacagtcacaatctgaccgttccagacatacttcagcttctgatggagagttgacgacactgccccagccccatgtatccagggacgccccaataagcaactatatgctgactgaatgtccatcacatagaagaaaacatcaaatacctccgggccaatcttcacaggcaatgtgacttcaccaaaaacagaccgtttggatccatcaaatgcacgaactatgagatcactgggagtgagcacaaccccttcaacatcaatcttactcaaaatcttcttgggcaacacgttcaaagacgagccagtatccaccaacacatgtgacaatactgcgcctttgcactccatggtgatatgcagggccttgttatggttgtGACCTTCAGGTGTCAAATCcaaatctgtgaaccccaaaccgtgaCTGGTACTCACATTAGCAATGACCCCCTCTAACTGGAtgacagagatctcttgaggcacgtaagccagattcaacatttttaacaaggcattacggtgtgcctcagagcacaatagcaatgagagtatagaaatcttggacggagtttgattcagctgatctacaatcttgtagtcactcttcttaataatcttcatgaactcctccacgtctttctcgaaggaaccctcaggcgcctccttccgaacaggttcttcctcaaccacgGCTTGCTTACCCTtagctttggcgagagcctcggcATTGGTGTCTCTCAAAACCTGCGGTGCAAACAAACGACTGCTCCTAGTGAAACCTCCTGgtccccctacattgtccacaacCGGACCAACAGTCACAGGGGCTCTGCTCGGCAAACCAATAGTCACGGGTGCTTAATTAACCGGCCTGACCTGACTTTCTGCCCTTCTGTTgttgcggtaagcattatcatacttccatggcacgaccctactattctcaacagcccttctgcccgaagcaacaatagtagtgggagcactgacagttactggagcggatatggtaacaggagtaccaacggTTGCGGGTGCACTAACAGTTCTttggccacgtccctcggacggtttgaaataaatggtgacagtcgacaccaccccacgatctttcacgGCTCGACTAAACTGCAGACAGCCCTTATCAATCAGATTCTGGATACCAACACTCAACTGTACACACCCATTCTCTGAACCTTCACATTCTGAACAACCctgatcacagcccgggaacactcccccattcagcagacgaTCCTTCACAACAAACAACGGAGCCTGAATCTCATCAATACTGACAACCAAGTCCAAAGCTTCCTCaccttccacattgttcaccctatgtgcaccatgctgaggcataggattgttcataacattcggcacaggagcaaaattgattattttggcgtcaattaagtcctggaccttatgatgaaaagcccgacaattttcaatatggtgccccggtgcaccagagtggaaatcacaacgaacgttggcatcatacccaggtggtatttttgtcaacggagccattgtacgcaattcaacaaaccccaatctgagcaattcgggcaACAATTCAGCGTAGGTCATCGGCAACGAGTCGAAACGTCGATCCGGCATTCTCTGTcttggctgatacggacgttgctgttgttgttgttgtggtggtggttgttgaactctctgttgttgctgttgtcgtggCTGAGGTGCTGGGATAGTTACAGCAGTGACCTGGCGATATTGCCCTCTGTTCACATTTCTCCGACTGTGTTGCACAGCATTGGCTTCACCCTCTCTCCtacgaggtgccccagcaaatggcttctttgaagatgaggaaccagcatcctgaatctttccagcTTTAATAAGGCTCTTTGTTCTCTCTCCACAGATCACcacatcagaaaaactaccgaatgggcaactccccatccggtccatgaacactccttgTAATGTTCCAATAAACATGTCGGTCAACTCTCtttccagcataggaggttgcacccGTGCAGCCAATtcccgccatctctgggcgtactctttgaaactctcgcctgatttctgacatagactctgcaactgagtccggctcggcgccatgtccatattatgtttgtattgcctcaagaaggcttcacccagatccctccaactTCTGATAGACtctcttttcagctccatgtaccagttcaaggaagctccagacaagctatcctggaagaaatacatccacatcttttcatcgtcggtgtaggcagagatcttcctgtagtagacctgcacatgggtgcgaggacaagaagtaccgttgtatttatcaaaagaAGGCGCCTTGAACTTATAGGGAATTCTCAATCCATCCACCAGACCTATATTTGTCACATCAAACCCCAAcgagttctgacactccatggctctgatcttctcagctagggcatcaacttTTCTGTCCCTTTCGTCGGTTCTCACAACTTCCTCATCATCACTAAGGagagtgaacatgtcctcttATCTATCAACCAACAGAGCAGGGTGGCGAACtggagcgcgggttgctctgacattagcAGTCTCTACAGCAATAGGTTATCCATTGATTCgaatacccctcaattcatcacctacggcataatcattgacgggaGCAACAGCAGCAACATTATCATTCACAGGTACCcccactggtgaagcacgactgggtggcataatcacagcttcctgtctctgggctaaggcacgcaactcctcttgcccttgaatgactccttgcatcattgtcatgaattgggccatgttagccctcatctcagccaactctgcttgcACTTGGTCCATGTTCCTCCGTTGATTCAACCTTGTagagtagcggtgcggacgttgatcaacaatcctgcctaaaacaggaaccagagtgagaagtctcgatcaagaacacctgtaatgccAAATGATAtgggtatgatgctaatgatgcgtatgatgcacatgatatgttcatttctcaggcattcaagagcctaattcacctttcaagaaatggcaacctgcaataaACAACAAAGCAACAACCTACACAGGATAgtgagcacaaggtgaaacatcagcaatctcatctatagacatgagcaacaaggatcatacaacaatattcagacaaagatccaaatgatcagagtacaacaatgaatcccatccaacaagcctggaggtgattctcaacataaacaacagagatacaagctaaaaaagatgtcctccaggaatgagcgtctgcagatactggcactggtctatcaacaggtcacattctgaacactctggcagaggagtgagcttctccttcagttgtcttctaagctccacaacttctcctccaagttggctctctgatgcacgtctcaagtctacctccttcttcaactggatgtctttgtctctgagctgcttttccaggtctcttatcttcttctgataattggcttcagctctctgcaaccttAAGCACTCCCGGTCTTCTTCATTCAACAGGGTTTCCATCTCttcataggacctcttcttgctcttcaatctgctagcatcttcaCCCTACATGCCCTTGAGTTaatgagccaagttcaacttgtcagctttggctttgtaaagctccatctgggtatcttgttccttctccttcaaccaacgattctccatcaaggcttgcttgtactgctcagcaggcacattctcagcaaggatcaaaggtggttgctcttgcaatgacttcatcctatcatagggcaacaacaaagtctccACTCTCTTTTTGACCCAATCAGTataatcaggcatagcaatggcaaacttcttccccaacacaggtccatccttgacaccaatggccttccaagctcttcctacttgctccaatctagcagggtcactccgcttctcaaaatacacactttcagctatctcagcatcaagtggtcttccattcattacaaaccccaactgacgaagacaaagaaccgggttgtaattgatgcaacccttagtccctataagtggcacattacgaaattctccacaactcatgatgacattacgcacatccatccggtaagattgccacctgatatcataagaggtaagagacataatcctctgagtccacttatgagtgctctgagcatccacaaaatGTCCACTGGTcggcagaagagacaagaaccatctgagcaataaagggagacagcatctgatagctccacccttaccatgtctgctgtgtatagcatagtaagcgtcagctaacaaagtaggaactAGGTTTCCTCCAAGGTAAATAGTGACAGCAGCAAggtccacaaagttgggcatactcgggaacaagacaactccatagatcatgatggctaactgggcatgaaaagcttcccaatttcccttctttgcttcttctttagccatcctcaccaggaacttcaaaggcaaccccacgacatcaccactcgacttccaattgtcactcacttctttgatactcaaatgaagagctctggcaatgactctgaaatcaacctcctttggcacatctaAGAAGGGAACAtgatatctgatcgggacattcattagaatggagtactcctcaagagtgggcgctaactgataatcctggaaggTGAAACAGCGGAGttctggatcatagaactgtagaagagtctgcaacggcactggatctaccaccatcttcaacaatgtcagcaaatccccatactgatcaacaaacaccttctgattaccgccggtcacaaagttgctcaactctatcaaagacgtcaatggctcacggtgaaaactgtaggtgcacgtcttcctcttcaactctggaacggctgccatctctcacagtgaatagactcctgaatgaacctgagaaatgatatgcatgaggagattagcttttttctttttttccttttttcaattgttttttcaaaaaaaaaaatttgcattattttttcgaaaataaacatgctatgatgcaaatgatgcaaacacgactggctggctgtgtatctcggagcacaggTTTAAAGTTTTGGCTTGAATTCGGACccacaaagtcatctgagacccaaaatcatatgagacccaaagtcatctgaaccAAGTCACGAACAGAacccaagagtcaccaacaaatcaccaacaagtcaccaacggtacctgtaataatgatcattccctccccattcacgggtgtcatctaggccagggtaaggtcaagagaaacgcaggataaacaaccctttcatagaatatcatcatgtacacaccagatgtatgtaccgataataccccatcaggatctgaactgctcgtgatatcaagttctGCTAAGTGGtgcaataccacccgcttcccaagaatcactctattcctaggtgtcctagagttcactcatagcctgggtattgggccttttacctcttgtaactcccaccccacagagagacaaacacacagccagcacagatgaaaatatgatgaatgcaaacataaatgcaaacataaatgcaaacataaataaatgaatgcaataaatgaaacagtaaagcaaccaaaccctatcctaaagagcgctaggagagactcgcttagggaagatggaccagccagaggtcaacttcttcctatatccccagcagagtcgccagctgtcgcattacgcgaaaaaccggcgggaaaacgaaacaacagagccgccaccgtgcgttatttatcccaaaagagggaaaggaaacgctcgaagtaaacctggaaaagacatggtctcgcgaccagagagagatgggatcgggagtcggttatgcgaagggaaggtattagcacccctacgcatccgtcgtactcgacgggatccacgctcagaaagaatagaagaaagcttgctaaacactgctcacaaactgcacaaggctggaaacagacacagaaagacggaagaaacaggactcggcaagatatcgcatcctgggcctacgtagtctgtcaagcacagacatcagagtcgacgtagttcgggacaggggaaaacgtgctcgctaggatgtcgcatcctatgcatacgtatcttctctgaccggagaagaatcagagcacccgtagctcggctaatgcacgccaaacaaaacccacacaggaccccgactgccaatcgctggacttacgtcagactccacacaaacaggcaaacatggaaaccgaatgccaatcgctggacttacatcagactccgaaccaacaaacacacacacaagagggttgaaaaagaaaaagggcgcccggagagatcagctcatctcctgcctacgtaccttatctggtatgaggatcagggtgacgtagttcccctacgcagggaaagaacttctaacctaaccagagactgggaaatgacaaactagaagggagactaactcgagcctaatagttatcatgtaaattcaccatgaccctaggttaaggtttctatcctaacttgcacaggaagcaagctagcctaaacagcacaatcatcaaacacaagcacaagtagcacacactatatgcaatcaattggctcaatcaaggttaggttttagtcaaggggtcatgtcaaccttgacaaacaaaccaattggaaaagggtgttgttagctcttaaccctaacattgagagttagggtgaagcagatgaaatgggaagtgaggataagacctcacagctcttatcctttgcctgggagagcttgactcaaaatataaagtgtgggagttcagaatgtaggaactcttctccacagatgactgactcaacatgatcttgggttaatattcaaagtgcatcaacacaatggtgtgagcaggatgaatgacctaactgaatagcaggggatggactgcacatcccttgtatcttccaatgcctcttcacttaggaggtctttgaatgtacaaggcacaaaattaaacaaacacaagcattgcctcttaaggagggcttcagacaggtgcctgcccacataacaggacaggtcttccagactacatgaagtcaaaggagttataccttagtggtaagcaaaccacaagctagcaaagcaagttcaaaagaactcaaagcaacttaggtacctgtgaaaaatctaaaccaatcagttcaactgtacagacaaataatcaacaggcaataacaaacagacagacaatgttcacaatgtgcaagccacaaggaaaactcaaatgagttagcatcaacctacaaaacacacaagtgttagtaatcaagagcaaacatcaatgctcaaatgaggaagcatcatcaactatggacctggatgtttaaacctgaaatcaaagcccacatgtaagccacaaaccactaggtcaaagcctagggtcaaagatggagaaaaaagtcaaaacagaacctcaaatttaacatgaatcaaccttaTCCAATCAA from Lathyrus oleraceus cultivar Zhongwan6 chromosome 7, CAAS_Psat_ZW6_1.0, whole genome shotgun sequence encodes the following:
- the LOC127102077 gene encoding uncharacterized protein LOC127102077, with the translated sequence MAAVPELKRKTCTYSFHREPLTSLIELSNFVTGGNQKVFVDQYGDLLTLLKMVVDPVPLQTLLQFYDPELRCFTFQDYQLAPTLEEYSILMNVPIRYHVPFLDVPKEVDFRVIARALHLSIKEVSDNWKSSGDVVGLPLKFLVRMAKEEAKKGNWEAFHAQLAIMIYGVVLFPSMPNFVDLAAVTIYLGGNLVPTLLADAYYAIHSRHGKGGAIRCCLPLLLRWFLSLLPTSGHFVDAQSTHKWTQRIMSLTSYDIRWQSYRMDVRNVIMSCGEFRNVPLIGTKGCINYNPVLCLRQLGFVMNGRPLDAEIAESVYFEKRSDPARLEQVGRAWKAIGVKDGPVLGKKFAIAMPDYTDWVKKRVETLLLPYDRMKSLQEQPPLILAENVPAEQYKQALMENRWLKEKEQDTQMELYKAKADKLNLAH